The following are from one region of the Bacillota bacterium genome:
- a CDS encoding transposase family protein: protein MPLALCEKQAVIREFATKYKSAGKKERSQIITQLIELTGYSRSHAARVLKRPPKPGRLRQPHRKRGLLYGPLVIQALRKVWLILNCISGKRLAPFMPEIVPILERYGELQIGDDTRKKLLSMSPATIDRRLAPERRQMATKGRSGTKPGTLLKHNIPVRTFAEWNGAETGFVEIDLVAHDGGNACGEYAQTLDVVDVATRWTETRAVKNKVQRWVFMALNHIIAKFPFPIRGIDSDNGSEFINAHMVRFCTQNGITFTRSRAYKKNDSCYVEQKNWTTVRKTVGYLRYDTDAQVCLLNEIYEVMRLYTNYFQPVMTLTGKERRGSKVTKHYDIPKTPYQRVMASPCISQEAKEHLASEYQALNPASLRRKILALTRLLLRSSMRNLEGNAKEQSHARSEHGTSGITLARYL, encoded by the coding sequence ATGCCGCTCGCTTTATGCGAAAAGCAGGCCGTAATACGGGAATTTGCGACCAAGTACAAATCCGCCGGCAAGAAGGAAAGGAGCCAGATTATCACCCAACTCATAGAGCTTACAGGATACTCGCGCTCCCACGCAGCTAGAGTCCTTAAGAGACCGCCCAAACCTGGCCGACTGCGGCAGCCTCACAGGAAACGCGGGCTGCTATATGGCCCACTGGTTATACAGGCCTTAAGAAAGGTCTGGCTTATCTTAAACTGCATCTCAGGAAAGCGCTTGGCACCGTTTATGCCTGAGATAGTCCCGATACTCGAACGTTACGGTGAATTGCAAATTGGTGATGATACAAGAAAAAAGCTACTATCCATGAGCCCAGCTACCATCGACAGGAGACTGGCTCCAGAACGGCGGCAGATGGCTACTAAGGGTCGATCTGGAACAAAGCCTGGCACATTACTTAAGCATAATATCCCTGTTAGGACCTTTGCAGAATGGAATGGCGCTGAAACTGGTTTTGTTGAGATAGATCTGGTCGCCCATGACGGTGGGAATGCCTGTGGGGAGTATGCACAGACCCTTGATGTGGTAGACGTAGCAACGAGATGGACGGAAACTCGCGCGGTGAAGAACAAGGTGCAAAGGTGGGTCTTCATGGCTCTCAATCACATCATCGCCAAGTTTCCCTTCCCCATCAGGGGGATAGACTCAGATAACGGCTCTGAGTTTATCAATGCCCACATGGTCAGGTTTTGCACCCAGAACGGCATAACATTCACTAGGTCAAGGGCCTACAAGAAAAACGACAGTTGCTATGTGGAGCAGAAAAACTGGACTACCGTGCGTAAGACAGTTGGGTATTTGCGTTATGATACTGATGCCCAGGTATGTCTCTTAAACGAGATATACGAAGTCATGCGCCTATACACCAACTACTTTCAGCCGGTGATGACGCTTACCGGAAAGGAGCGTAGGGGAAGTAAGGTCACCAAGCATTACGACATTCCTAAGACTCCTTACCAGCGGGTCATGGCTTCTCCATGCATCTCACAGGAAGCCAAAGAGCATCTAGCAAGTGAATATCAGGCCCTCAATCCTGCCAGCCTTCGACGTAAGATACTAGCATTGACAAGGCTATTACTACGATCGAGCATGCGTAACTTAGAGGGCAACGCGAAAGAACAGAGTCACGCAAGATCTGAGCATGGTACAAGTGGAATAACCCTGGCACGATACCTGTAG